From the Solanum pennellii chromosome 4, SPENNV200 genome, one window contains:
- the LOC107018093 gene encoding vacuolar protein sorting-associated protein 53 A translates to MAASDKQNTLDYINQMFPTEASLSGVEPLMQKIHSEIRRVDAEILTAVRQQSNSGTKAREDLAAATSAVQELMNKIREIKTKAEQSETMVQEICRDIKKLDFAKKHITTTITALHRLTMLVSAVEQLQVMASKRHYKEAAAQLEAVNQLCSHFEAYRDIPKITELREKFKSIKQVLKSHVFSDFSSLGTGKETEESNLLQQLSDACLVVDALEPSVREELVKNFCNRELTSYQQIFEGAELAKLDKTERRYAWIKRRLRTNEEIWKIFPRSWHVDYLLCIQFCKLTRSQLVEILVSMKEKPDVATLLTALQRTLEFEEELAEKFGGGIRSKDSVDDNEETERSGNKTQTVSDIRKKYEKKLAAHDGSQNEEQDGQKDSSVPGAGFNFRGIISSCFEPHLSVYIELEEKTLMDSLEKEMLEETWEIEEGSQTNILSSSIKVFVIIRRSLKRCSALTRNQTLFNLFKAFQKVLKAYATKLFARLPKGGTGIVAAATGIEGQIKTSDKDERVICYIVNTAEYCHKTCGELADNVSKLIDAQFADRVDMSEVQDEFSAVITKSLITLVHGIETKFDSEMAAMTRVPWSTLESVGDQSDYVNGINLILTSSIPVLGSLLSPIYFQFFLDKLASSLGPRFYHNIFKCKQISETGAQQMLLDTQAVKTILLEIPSLGKQTAGAASYSKFVSREMSKAEALLKVILSPIDSVADTYCALLPEGTLTEFQRLLELKGLKKADQQSILDDFNKRGSGISQPTIMAPSSAPNTSIAPVITNTAASPGAITSREDVLTRAAALGRGAATTGFKRFLALTEAAKDRKDGPFRKLFNG, encoded by the exons ATGGCGGCATCCGACAAGCAGAACACGTTGGATTACATCAATCAGATGTTTCCTACAG AAGCATCTCTATCTGGTGTTGAGCCCCTTATGCAGAAGATACATAGTGAAATTCGTCGTGTTGATGCTGAAATATTGACGGCTGTCCGGCAACAG AGTAACTCTGGAACCAAAGCCAGAGAAGATCTTGCTGCAGCTACTAGTGCTGTGCAG GAACTCATGAATAAGATTCGAGAAATTAAGACCAAAGCAGAGCAAAGTGAAACAATGGTTCAGGAAATATGTCGTGATATTAAAAAATTGGATTTTGCAAAGAAACACATTACAACAACAATTACTGCCCTTCACCGCCTAACCATGCTAG TCTCTGCAGTAGAGCAACTACAAGTAATGGCTTCCAAACGTCACTATAAAGAGGCGGCAGCACAGCTTGAG GCTGTAAACCAGCTCTGTAGTCATTTCGAAGCCTATAGGGATATTCCTAAGATTACAGAACTTAGAGAAAAGTTCAAAAGCATCAAACAAGTCCTCAAGTCACATGTGTTCTCTGACTTCTCCAG TTTAGGCACAGGGAAGGAGACAGAAGAAAGTAACCTATTACAACAGTTATCAGACGCCTGCTTAGTTGTTGATGCTCTCGAGCCTTCAGTTAGAGAAGAGCTAGTGAAAAACTTTTGTAATAGAGAACTCACCTCGTACCAGCAGATATTTGAAGGAGCAG AACTAGCTAAGTTGGACAAAACTGAAAGAAGATATGCTTGGATCAAGCGTCGGCTAAGAACGAATGaggaaatttggaaaattttccCTCGTTCATGGCACGTCGATTATTTGCTTTGCATTCAGTTCTGCAAGTTGACAAG gTCTCAACTTGTGGAAATCCTTGTTAGTATGAAAGAAAAGCCAGATGTAGCAACCTTGTTGACA GCTCTGCAGCGCACTTTGGAATTTGAAGAGGAGTTGGCAGAGAAATTTGGTGGTGGAATCCGCAGTAAAGATTCTGTAGATGACAATGAAGAAACAGAAAGGAGTGGAAACAAGACTCAGACAGTTTCAGATATTCGAAAAAAGTATGAGAAAAAGCTTGCTGCTCATGATGGTAGTCAAAATGAA GAACAAGATGGACAAAAAGATTCATCAGTGCCGGGAGCTGGT TTCAATTTCAGAGGGATTATCTCATCGTGCTTTGAACCTCACTTGTCAGTTTATATAGAGCTGGAAGAGAAGACTCTAATGGATAGTTTGGAAAAAGAAATGCTG GAAGAGACGTGGGAAATTGAGGAGGGAAGTCAGACTAATATTTTGTCTAGCAGCATTAAG GTCTTTGTAATCATCAGGAGGAGCTTGAAGAGATGCAGTGCTTTGACGAGAAACCAGACATTGTTTAATCTCTTTAAG GCATTTCAAAAAGTTCTTAAAGCTTATGCTACAAAACTTTTCGCTAGATTGCCAAAGGGTGGTACAGGAATTGTTGCAGCTGCCACAGGAATCGAAGGACAGATTAAG aCTTCGGACAAGGATGAAAGGGTTATCTGCTACATAGTAAATACTGCAGAGTATTGTCACAAAACG TGCGGAGAATTAGCAGATAATGTGTCGAAACTGATTGATGCTCAATTTGCGGATAGAGTGGATATGTCTGAAGTACAG GATGAATTTTCTGCAGTTATTACAAAATCTTTGATTACATTAGTGCATGGAATAGAAACAAAGTTTGACTCTGAAATGGCTGCAATGACTCGGGTTCCATGGAGTACTCTCGAAAGTGTTGGTGATCAGTCAGA CTATGTCAATGGCATAAATTTGATCCTTACCAGTAGCATTCCAGTGCTTGGAAGCCTTCTGTCTCCTATTTACTTCCAGTTCTTCCTGGATAAG CTTGCATCATCTCTTGGTCCACGGTTCTATCACAATATCTTCAAATGCAAACAGATATCAGAGACTGGAGCACAGCAG ATGCTTTTAGATACACAAGCGGTAAAGACTATTTTGCTGGAAATTCCTTCTCTGGGAAAACAA ACAGCAGGAGCTGCTAGCTATTCAAAATTTGTCAGTCGTGAGATGAGCAAAGCAGAAGCATTATTGAAG GTCATACTGTCTCCAATAGATTCTGTGGCGGATACATACTGTGCGCTGCTGCCAGAGGGAACACTCACAGAGTTTCAGCGTCTTTTGGAGCTTAAG GGCCTGAAAAAAGCTGATCAGCAGAGCATACTGGATGACTTCAACAAACGTGGGTCGGGCATCTCTCAGCCGACCATTATGGCCCCTTCATCTGCCCCGAACACCTCAATAGCACCAGTCATAACTAATACTGCAGCATCACCTGGGGCTATCACTTCAAGAGAAGATGTGCTGACAAGAGCAGCTGCTCTTGGAAGAGGTGCAGCTACCACAGGCTTTAAGAGATTCCTCGCGTTGACAGAAGCTGCAAAAGATCGCAAGGACGGGCCATTTAGGAAGTTATTCAATGGATGA